The genomic window TTATCAAAAAGGGTAACAATTTTTATTGATTTTGAGTCGAATCTATAAAATAATGAAGTTTGTTTGGTTATAACGAACATATAAAGTCCATTCACAGAGTCAGTTTTTTTGCAACTTTCAGGATACTTTTGAATCTGTTTTATTGATCTGTCAAGTTTGTTGATGAAGTCCTTTTTAACTTTAAGAGACCATTCCGTTTCTAAATATTTAAGCAACTTATCAAGTTTTCTGGAGGCTCTTTTGGAAAGAATTACTTTTCTCATCATCTGTGTTTCTTCATAAAGTCCTCATAATCTACAATTTCTCCGTTCTCAATTTCTTTAATACCTTGCAAAATGTCCTCTTTTTGCTCAGATGAAAGAGTTTCCCAAAAATCAGGAGAGGGTTCCTTTTTAAAAAGCTTTCTAATTGATTCAAGGATCATTGGGTTGTCCGTTTCAAGAATCAATTTCATAATCTCGAGTTTTATAGCTTGAATATTCATTGTCGTGTCGTTTTAAGCAAAGTTAAGATATTCTCGCGAATGAATGATGATAGTTGTGGCTTCCCATGCTTTACAACGGTTACGTATATGAAACGTTTGGCATTTCGAAGCACTTTCCTGTCAAGTTACCAGTGCATCTGGCACGAGCTGTAACGCTCGATAACGCACTGACTGCCAAATGTTTTATATACGATGTTGAACTAAATCCCGCCTGCGCGGGATAGCCTGTATAAAAATACCCGATTCTTTCCATACTTTGAATTTTTTAACCAATAAAACTTCATATTATGAGAAAGAAATCGGGTTTTACTATTGTAGAACAAGCTATTGAACTTGTTCCTGAATTTGAAAAAGTTGTTCGTAAACTGGAACAGCAGGTTACCCTTCGAGGCCAGAGTAAAAGTACTCTCCAGAACTACATCCGGCGCATTGCCTTGTTTGTGCTTCATTTCGGGAAGCTTCCCGAGCAGATTGACCCGGAAGAGATCAACGAATACCTGGTGTCTCTGGCCCGGGATCCGAAATCTCCTTCACGCAGCAGTTTTAAACACATGGTTTACGGGCTGCGCTATTACTACCGCCTGCTGGGTATGAACAAGAACGCCATTGCACTGCCTTCGCTGAAGAAAGATACAAAACTTCCGCAAATTCTCAATCACCAGGAGTTGAAAGAACTCTTTGCAGCACCCACCCTGCTCAAACAAAGGATTGTCCTGACATTGATATACTCAGCGGGATTACGGGGACAGGAAGTCATTAACCTGAAGATCTCCGATATTGATTTTGAAAGAAAGACCATCCATATCAGGCAAAGTAAATACAAGAAGGACCGGATAGTTCCTCTGGCCGACAGCATGGCCGTTGGGTTAAGAAAATATCTGGCTGCAGAAAACCCTCACATATGGTTGTTCAACGGAAAAGAACCAGATGGCAGGTACAGTGTCCGGGGATTATCATGGGTGATGCGGGAGAATTTGAAAAAAACTTCCATTACCAAGGAGGTAAATCTGCATTCCCTTCGTCACAGTTATGCTACGCATCTATTGGAACAGGGAGTAAATATCGTAACCCTCAAAGAACTGCTTGGCCATGCAGAGATCACCACCACCATGATCTACCTGCATATTGCCCAATATCAGCTGGTAAAGGCGCATAGTCCCCTGGATTCACTTTATAATTATTATGGGCATGCGGCCAAAATATGAACTGGCTGATACGATACGTCTATTCGGTACCGGACTTTTTGATAAAGTAAAATTAACCCCCCTGCAACAAAAGGTGCTGGCTAAGATCGCCAGTTGCCGTACGGCTGCACTGGGCGGTCATGAAGAAGTATGCGATTCCTGTGACAACGTACGTTACAGCTACAACAGCTGTGGTGACCGCCATTGTCCCAAATGTCAGGCCGCCAAGCAGGCTTTTTGGATCGAGGATTTGATGAAGCGAACCCTTCCGGTAAAACATTACCACATCATATTCACGGTTCCTCACCAGCTGAATGGACTTTTCTTGCATAATCAAGCCTTGTATTACGGCCTGCTTTTTGCAGCCGTGTGGAATACCCTTCGATCATTCGGATATACGCATTATGGTGTGGAAAGCGGAGTTGTGGCAGTTCTTCATACCTGGGGACAGAACCTCTCGCTGCATCCGCACATTCATTGCATCGTTCCGGCTGCAGGATACACTCTCGATGGAAGATGGAAGAATATTGGGCCTTCGGGCAGTTACCTCTATCCGGTGGGTCAACTAAGCGATGTCTTTAAGGGAAAGTTCCTGGACAGCCTTAAACGTGCCTTAAAAAAGCACAATGAACTCCCCCTGTTTCATGCAAATATTCAGCAGGCATACAAAACCCGCTGGGTGGTCCATTGCGAGCCTGCACTGGCAGGAGCTGAACATGTGGTTAAGTACCTTGGACAGTACACCCACCGGGTAGCCATTACCAACCAAAGGATTCTGAATATTGCTGCAGACAAGGTAACTTTCGTGGCCAAAGACTACCGGGACAATGCAATCAAAAAACCGGTTAGCCTGGACGGGGTGGAGTTCCTGCGCCGTTTTACCCTTCACATCCTGCCAACCCGCTTTGTGAAGATCAGGTACTTTGGCATTTATAATCATACGGCCAAAAAAAAGATGAAACTGCAGTTTGTGCCGGAAACAAAACCGGATATCGAAACCCTGATAAAGGATAAGGAGCCTCCTGAAACACAGCTGCAACGCTTTGAGCGACTCACAGGTTATAATCCCTGTAAGTGTCCGGTATGTAAAAAAGGCCGGATGGTTGTGCTAAGGAAACTGCCCAGGATTCGATCGCCGGGAGAGAAAGCTGCTCCCGATTTTTTAGTGTCTAACTTCTAAGTCAGGCTTAGCTTGTATTAACCTGGCCGGGAGAAGTATGTACATCAGGGAGCAAAAATCGTTTCAAATCCCGGAATTATCGCCTTTTTTCAGATAGCAAAAAATCAAGGGGCAAAAAACTCCAGTAATTCAAGGAATCTTCAACCTGCTCAATTCCAAAAAACAATAAAAAACGTCATTAAGTGCATAGCTTGCCTGCTGATAGCCCGGCGGGTGTAGTTCAACATGGACTCCTCGCTGGGTCTTGCAGACCGCTCAG from Bacteroidota bacterium includes these protein-coding regions:
- a CDS encoding site-specific integrase — encoded protein: MRKKSGFTIVEQAIELVPEFEKVVRKLEQQVTLRGQSKSTLQNYIRRIALFVLHFGKLPEQIDPEEINEYLVSLARDPKSPSRSSFKHMVYGLRYYYRLLGMNKNAIALPSLKKDTKLPQILNHQELKELFAAPTLLKQRIVLTLIYSAGLRGQEVINLKISDIDFERKTIHIRQSKYKKDRIVPLADSMAVGLRKYLAAENPHIWLFNGKEPDGRYSVRGLSWVMRENLKKTSITKEVNLHSLRHSYATHLLEQGVNIVTLKELLGHAEITTTMIYLHIAQYQLVKAHSPLDSLYNYYGHAAKI
- a CDS encoding type II toxin-antitoxin system RelE/ParE family toxin encodes the protein MMRKVILSKRASRKLDKLLKYLETEWSLKVKKDFINKLDRSIKQIQKYPESCKKTDSVNGLYMFVITKQTSLFYRFDSKSIKIVTLFDNRMDPEKLKKEID
- a CDS encoding IS91 family transposase gives rise to the protein MRPKYELADTIRLFGTGLFDKVKLTPLQQKVLAKIASCRTAALGGHEEVCDSCDNVRYSYNSCGDRHCPKCQAAKQAFWIEDLMKRTLPVKHYHIIFTVPHQLNGLFLHNQALYYGLLFAAVWNTLRSFGYTHYGVESGVVAVLHTWGQNLSLHPHIHCIVPAAGYTLDGRWKNIGPSGSYLYPVGQLSDVFKGKFLDSLKRALKKHNELPLFHANIQQAYKTRWVVHCEPALAGAEHVVKYLGQYTHRVAITNQRILNIAADKVTFVAKDYRDNAIKKPVSLDGVEFLRRFTLHILPTRFVKIRYFGIYNHTAKKKMKLQFVPETKPDIETLIKDKEPPETQLQRFERLTGYNPCKCPVCKKGRMVVLRKLPRIRSPGEKAAPDFLVSNF